The Melioribacteraceae bacterium 4301-Me genome window below encodes:
- a CDS encoding YbhB/YbcL family Raf kinase inhibitor-like protein yields the protein MKKYFLFVLSIIIISQDCIAQQIKKEKKMKFQITSTAFKYGELIPVKYTCDGINISPPLKWEGVPTGTKSLALICDDPDAPIGDWVHWVIYFISPTLTELREGIPKGKEPIEGIKQGTTDFHYVGYGGPCPPSGTHRYFFKLYALDTILNLDSSTTKKTLLEAMKNHIIDKAELMGTYKRTK from the coding sequence ATGAAAAAATATTTTCTCTTTGTTTTATCAATTATAATAATTTCTCAAGACTGCATTGCACAACAAATAAAAAAGGAAAAGAAAATGAAATTTCAAATCACAAGTACAGCTTTTAAATACGGAGAATTAATTCCGGTTAAGTACACATGCGATGGAATTAATATTTCTCCGCCCCTTAAATGGGAAGGTGTTCCTACAGGAACAAAATCGTTAGCATTAATTTGTGATGACCCGGATGCACCAATCGGCGATTGGGTCCATTGGGTTATTTATTTTATCTCACCAACCTTAACTGAACTAAGAGAAGGTATTCCAAAAGGTAAAGAACCCATCGAAGGTATAAAGCAAGGCACCACTGATTTTCATTATGTTGGATATGGTGGTCCATGTCCACCTTCCGGTACTCATCGTTACTTCTTTAAATTGTACGCTCTGGATACAATTCTTAATTTAGATTCATCTACCACAAAAAAAACTCTATTGGAAGCAATGAAAAACCACATTATAGACAAAGCAGAACTAATGGGTACATACAAAAGGACAAAATAA
- a CDS encoding AAA family ATPase: protein MKILSAYEKARIYIEQHTQETDPTKKRKGGPIITLSRETGIGASSICQSLVEYLNSHAIEEYSDWAYFDRELIEKIMEDPKLPQHFRNMIDEDKPMKMDSWFSELLGLSPSKLSLIKRISKTIMSLAEIGNLIIVGRGANIITANLKNTFHLRLIAPLDFRIENAMKLYKLDRKKAEAFIKKEDEARRNFIKTYFHKNIEDPFLYHAIINTNLLKSDEIAEMIGHCVIKRFPEYFKTHFSHQFKN from the coding sequence ATGAAAATCCTCAGCGCATACGAAAAAGCTCGCATTTATATTGAGCAGCATACTCAAGAAACAGACCCTACTAAAAAAAGAAAAGGCGGACCAATAATAACTTTATCTAGAGAAACAGGGATAGGCGCTTCATCAATTTGTCAGTCATTAGTTGAATATCTTAACTCTCATGCTATAGAGGAATATTCCGATTGGGCTTATTTCGATAGAGAGTTGATAGAAAAAATTATGGAGGACCCAAAGCTTCCTCAGCATTTCAGAAACATGATTGATGAAGATAAACCCATGAAAATGGATTCTTGGTTTTCGGAATTACTCGGGTTAAGTCCTTCTAAGCTTTCATTAATAAAACGTATTTCAAAGACAATTATGAGTTTAGCCGAGATTGGAAATTTAATAATTGTAGGAAGAGGTGCAAATATTATAACTGCTAATCTTAAAAATACTTTTCATCTGAGGTTAATAGCACCATTAGATTTTAGAATTGAAAACGCCATGAAATTATACAAGCTTGATAGAAAAAAAGCGGAGGCCTTCATAAAAAAAGAAGATGAAGCGAGAAGAAATTTCATCAAGACTTATTTTCACAAAAACATTGAAGACCCATTTCTTTATCATGCAATAATCAATACAAACCTATTAAAGTCAGATGAAATTGCTGAAATGATTGGGCATTGCGTTATTAAAAGGTTCCCTGAATATTTTAAAACTCATTTTTCTCATCAATTTAAAAACTAA
- a CDS encoding T9SS type A sorting domain-containing protein, with the protein MKKILLTVAAILCLLELTVLPLGLKLYAQDTTNIDPYQYFPAYVGNRWVYEGGNHGLGSWSVSKDSIDLQDSSRYINPSPDGAYYKIDKNYNVFFAPNDGGGWLMYKLDAKVGDSWRLNPEYSNIAAKVRDISPGYVFGKLTTIKTIDYYILTRGDTVITEYSISDYWERLAYGFGVLSWENGAEEPDYLVGCRINGVNYGTLVGVEENPIIPSEYVLYQNYPNPFNPSTTTSFSLPEYSYVVIKVFDILGREVKKIVSDYFIAGKHSVEFNAGNLPSGIYFYQLITDKTTKTMKMLLQK; encoded by the coding sequence ATGAAGAAGATATTATTAACTGTAGCAGCAATATTGTGTTTATTAGAATTGACTGTCTTGCCTTTAGGCTTAAAATTATATGCACAAGATACTACAAATATAGATCCTTACCAGTACTTTCCGGCTTACGTAGGTAACCGCTGGGTATATGAAGGGGGTAATCATGGGCTGGGTAGTTGGTCAGTTAGTAAAGATTCAATCGATTTGCAAGATAGCAGCAGGTACATTAATCCTTCCCCTGATGGCGCATATTACAAAATAGACAAAAACTATAATGTTTTTTTCGCTCCTAATGATGGAGGGGGGTGGCTTATGTACAAATTAGATGCTAAGGTTGGCGACTCATGGAGATTAAATCCTGAATATTCTAATATAGCAGCCAAAGTACGGGATATTTCTCCCGGGTATGTCTTCGGAAAGTTAACCACGATAAAGACTATTGATTATTATATACTCACACGCGGAGATACAGTAATTACAGAATATTCAATATCAGACTATTGGGAGAGGTTAGCATACGGCTTTGGGGTGCTTTCCTGGGAAAATGGAGCAGAAGAACCCGATTACTTAGTTGGCTGCAGAATAAACGGTGTTAATTATGGAACTTTAGTAGGTGTAGAAGAAAACCCAATTATTCCTTCGGAATATGTACTTTATCAAAACTATCCAAATCCATTTAATCCGTCTACCACAACATCTTTTTCATTACCCGAGTATTCTTACGTGGTTATCAAAGTGTTTGATATTCTTGGCAGAGAAGTCAAAAAAATAGTAAGTGATTATTTCATTGCCGGCAAACATTCAGTAGAATTCAATGCCGGTAATCTTCCTAGCGGAATATACTTCTATCAGTTAATAACAGACAAAACAACAAAAACAATGAAGATGCTCTTACAGAAGTAA
- a CDS encoding T9SS type A sorting domain-containing protein — protein MKNIIIILFFLLSNTCIAQIHIEYLNDVPAEFKEKYYSQKRNYNPLQVGNVWQYYAPEDKSYITTCVVEDSIINGRRYFKKIYYKISPRNNDLVCWERNDTVSGVTFMLDFEDVNGNGDYLEELPVDSLENPFWSRYITYKYSFTVPNPFSFYPGQKSTLVKDTNWVILEGDTVISRRFEILELFWWEEIIESFGIFSFSLESPLSYCTGAIINGRKYGTIVSVEDNKNQSLLSEFYLSNNYPNPFNPRTTINYSVPQNKHGNSYLHVRLIVYDPLGREVAVLVNESKPPGNYSVVFNAQNLPSGVYYYSLISSTTIITKSMVLIK, from the coding sequence ATGAAAAATATCATAATTATATTGTTTTTTCTACTTAGCAATACATGCATTGCACAAATACATATAGAATATCTTAATGATGTCCCGGCAGAATTCAAAGAAAAGTATTACAGCCAAAAACGTAATTACAATCCGTTGCAAGTTGGAAATGTTTGGCAGTATTATGCTCCTGAAGACAAGAGTTATATAACAACGTGTGTAGTGGAGGATAGCATAATTAATGGTAGAAGATATTTTAAGAAAATATACTATAAAATTAGTCCGCGAAATAACGACCTTGTCTGCTGGGAGAGAAATGACACTGTAAGTGGTGTAACCTTTATGCTCGATTTTGAGGATGTAAATGGGAACGGGGATTATCTCGAAGAATTACCCGTTGATAGTCTGGAAAATCCCTTCTGGTCACGTTATATAACTTACAAATACTCGTTTACCGTTCCGAACCCTTTCTCATTTTACCCTGGTCAAAAATCTACACTTGTTAAAGATACAAATTGGGTAATATTAGAGGGAGATACAGTGATTAGCCGTAGATTTGAAATACTGGAGTTATTCTGGTGGGAAGAAATAATAGAGAGTTTCGGGATATTTTCTTTTAGTCTTGAATCTCCGCTTAGCTACTGTACCGGAGCTATTATTAATGGGCGTAAATATGGAACGATTGTAAGCGTTGAGGATAATAAAAATCAATCTCTGCTTTCAGAATTTTATCTGAGTAATAATTATCCTAACCCATTTAATCCAAGAACTACTATTAATTATTCCGTTCCTCAAAACAAACACGGTAATTCATATTTACATGTAAGGCTGATAGTTTATGATCCTCTCGGAAGAGAAGTTGCTGTCTTGGTTAATGAATCAAAACCACCCGGTAACTACAGTGTTGTATTTAATGCACAGAATCTTCCCAGTGGAGTTTACTACTACTCATTAATTTCAAGCACTACAATAATTACAAAATCAATGGTTTTAATTAAATAA
- a CDS encoding T9SS type A sorting domain-containing protein, whose amino-acid sequence MSIVRSIILVCIKIIQIHLILLQKIRFTLPEADFVTLKVYDILGREVKELINEVKPSGEYEVEFNGSNLPSGTYIYKLTTGKYSAVGKMTLMK is encoded by the coding sequence ATGAGCATAGTAAGAAGTATAATTTTAGTTTGTATAAAAATTATCCAAATCCATTTAATCCTACTACAAAAAATCAGATTTACATTACCTGAGGCAGATTTTGTTACATTAAAAGTATACGATATACTTGGCAGAGAAGTAAAAGAATTAATAAATGAAGTTAAACCATCGGGAGAATATGAAGTTGAATTTAACGGAAGTAATTTGCCGAGCGGTACATATATTTACAAACTAACCACAGGTAAATATTCCGCAGTCGGCAAAATGACATTGATGAAATAA